In Cervus elaphus chromosome 5, mCerEla1.1, whole genome shotgun sequence, the following proteins share a genomic window:
- the TMEM238L gene encoding transmembrane protein 238-like gives MPSGERRQRLAAPSPAHAGRPGEQGRAPPAPAFPAMLLGKLWGTCSLGRCALFFGLALLLDVVGLVLLLVGIFASLDFWDFLIYTGSLILAFSLLFWIAWYTLNIEVPLEKLDL, from the coding sequence ATGCCCAGCGGGGAGAGAAGGCAGCGGCTGGCAGCACCATCCCCTGCCCATGCAGGCCGGCCCGGGGAGCAAGGCCGGGCCCCTCCCGCCCCTGCCTTCCCAGCGATGCTCCTGGGGAAGCTGTGGGGAACGTGTAGCCTTGGACGCTGTGCTCTCTTCTTCGGCCTGGCCCTCCTGCTCGACGTTGTGGGCCTGGTCCTTCTGCTCGTGGGCATCTTCGCCTCCCTTGACTTCTGGGACTTCTTGATCTACACGGGGTCCCTGATCCTGGCTTTCAGCCTGCTCTTCTGGATCGCCTGGTACACCCTCAACATTGaggtgcctcttgagaaactggaCTTGTAG